In Rutidosis leptorrhynchoides isolate AG116_Rl617_1_P2 chromosome 2, CSIRO_AGI_Rlap_v1, whole genome shotgun sequence, one genomic interval encodes:
- the LOC139888771 gene encoding uncharacterized protein, protein MPTNLKTYDGLSDPDDDLMIFTGSMDAHKLPKPAWCGFFHIILSGAARFWYNNLPQASIDDIYELRNKFRANFLQQRRFQKTQDEILGIRKQSYESLKDYFERFKKETLNIMDRLDGMITGAFISGHHPGRIFKDLIARPPTSMEYLFTQANNFIRAEEANT, encoded by the coding sequence ATGCCAACCAACTTAAAAACCTATGATGGGTTATCAGATCCCGATGATGACCTAATGATATTCACGGGCTCCATGGATGCACATAAGTTACCAAAACCAGCCTGGTGTGGATTCTTTCACATCATCCTAAGTGGAGCAGCGAGATTTTGGTACAACAACTTGCCACAAGCAAGTATCGATGACATCTATGAGTTAAGAAACAAGTTTCGCGCTAACTTCCTACAACAAAGGAGGTTTCAAAAAACTCAAGACGAGATACTTGGAATTCGAAAACAGTCATATGAAAGCCTAAAAGATTACTTCGAGAGATTCAAAAAGGAGACATTAAACATAATGGATCGATTAGATGGTATGATAACGGGAGCATTCATAAGCGGGCACCATCCAGGAAGAATCTTTAAAGACCTAATTGCTCGACCACCAACGTCAATGGAATATCTATTCACACAAGCCAATAACTTTATCagagctgaagaagccaacacataA